One genomic segment of Tripterygium wilfordii isolate XIE 37 chromosome 9, ASM1340144v1, whole genome shotgun sequence includes these proteins:
- the LOC120005760 gene encoding pre-mRNA-splicing factor SYF1 gives MAIPMEFYPAEDDLLYEEELLRNPFSLKLWWRYLVARADAPFRRRFIIYERALRALPGSYKLWHAYLRERLELVRNLPINHSQYETLNNTFERALVTMHKMPRIWIMYLLSLTEQRLITKTRQTFDRALCALPVTQHDRIWEPYLVFVSQKGIPIETSLRVYRRYLKYDPSHIEDFIEFLVNSSLWQEAAERLASVLNDDRFYSIKGKTKHRLWLELCDLLTRHAKDVSGLNVDAIIRGGIRKFTDEVGRLWTSLADYYIRRGLLEKARDIFEEGMTTVVTVRDFSVIFDAYSQFEESMVAHKMETLDLSDGEDEDDEENGFDENEDVRLDVNMSVAKFERRILHGFWLHDDNDVDLRLARLEHLMDRRPELANSVLLRQNPHNVEQWHRRVKLFEGNPTKQILTFTEAVRTVDPMKAVGKPHTLWVAFAKLYESHKDIVNTRVIFDKAVQVNYKTVDNLASVWCEWAEMELRHKNFKVALELMSRATAEPSVEVKRRVAADGNEPVQMKLHKSLRLWAFYVDLEESLGTLESTRAVYERILDLRIATPQMIINYALLLEEHKYFEDAFKIYERGVKIFKYPHVKDIWVTYLSKFVKRYKKTKLERARELFEHAVEMAPADAVKPLYLQYAKLEEDYGLAKRAMKVYDQATKAVPNNEKLSMYEIYIARAAEIFGVPKTREIYEQAIESGLPDKDVKIMCLKYAELEKNLGEIDRARGIYVFASQFADPRSDAEFWNKWHEFEVQHGNEDTFREMLRIKRSVSASYSQTHFILPEYLMQKDQRLSIDDAKDKLKQAGLPEDEMAALERQLAPAADNATAKDGSRKVGFVSAGVESQSNANQEDIELPEESDSEEDEKIEIAQKDVPSAVFGGLARKREEIDKDGVGDDAAAAANKDGESRLGALERIKRQKLG, from the exons ATGGCAATCCCGATGGAGTTTTATCCAGCTGAAGATGATCTACTCTACGAGGAGGAGCTTTTGCGCAACCCATTTAGTCTGAAGCTATGGTGGCGCTACCTGGTCGCTCGCGCGGATGCTCCGTTCAGGAGACGATTCATTATCTACGAGCGTGCACTTAGAGCCTTACCCGGTAGCTACAAGCTCTGGCACGCCTACCTCCGTGAGCGCCTCGAGTTGGTGAGGAACCTACCTATCAACCACTCGCAGTACGAGACGCTAAACAACACTTTCGAGAGAGCTTTGGTAACCATGCATAAGATGCCCCGGATTTGGATAATGTACTTGCTGAGTCTAACAGAGCAGAGGCTAATTACGAAGACTCGGCAGACCTTTGATAGGGCATTATGTGCCCTGCCTGTGACCCAACACGATAGGATTTGGGAGCCGTATTTGGTGTTTGTTAGCCAAAAAGGCATCCCAATAGAGACTTCGCTTAGGGTTTATAGGAGGTACTTGAAGTATGATCCCAGCCATATTGAGGATTTTATAGAGTTTTTGGTGAATTCGAGTCTTTGGCAAGAGGCTGCCGAAAGATTAGCTTCTGTGCTGAATGATGACCGGTTTTATTCCATTAAGGGGAAAACAAAGCATAGGCTGTGGTTAGAGTTGTGTGATCTGCTCACGAGGCATGCCAAGGATGTGTCAGGTTTGAATGTTGATGCAATAATCAGGGGTGGGATCAGGAAGTTCACAGATGAAGTGGGTAGGCTGTGGACCTCTCTTGCAGATTATTACATTAGGAGGGGTTTGCTGGAGAAAGCAAGGGATATATTTGAGGAAGGCATGACAACCGTGGTTACAGTAAGagattttagtgttatttttgaTGCGTACTCACAGTTCGAAGAGAGTATGGTTGCGCATAAAATGGAAACTCTGGATTTGAGTGACGGggaggatgaggatgatgaggaaaatggatttgatgaaaatgaagatgtTAGGTTGGATGTGAATATGTCGGTGGCTAAGTTTGAGAGGAGAATACTTCATGGATTTTGGCTACATGATGATAATGACGTAGATCTGAGATTGGCTCGTCTGGAACATCTCATGGATAGGAGACCAGAATTGGCCAACAGTGTACTTCTGCGACAAAATCCACATAATGTTGAACAGTGGCACCGCAGGGTGAAGCTATTTGAGGGCAATCCCACGAAGCAGATTCTTACCTTTACTGAGGCGGTGAGGACTGTTGATCCAATGAAAGCCGTGGGGAAGCCTCATACATTGTGGGTGGCTTTTGCTAAATTATATGAGAGCCACAAAGATATAGTCAATACAAGAGTGATTTTTGATAAGGCAGTGCAGGTGAACTACAAGACTGTAGATAACCTTGCAAGTGTCTGGTGTGAGTGGGCAGAAATGGAGCTGAGACATAAAAATTTCAAAGTAGCCCTAGAGCTGATGAGTCGGGCCACAGCAGAACCATCAGTAGAGGTTAAACGAAGAG TGGCTGCTGATGGAAATGAACCAGTTCAAATGAAGCTGCACAAGTCTTTGAGACTTTGGGCCTTCTATGTGGATTTGGAGGAGAGTTTGGGCACCTTGGAGTCCACCCGAGCTGTGTATGAGCGAATACTTGATTTGAGAATAGCAACGCCTCAGATGATAATCAATTATGCATTGCTTTTGGAA GAGCACAAATACTTTGAAGATGCTTTCAAAATATATGAGCGAGGCGTGAAGATATTCAAGTACCCACACGTAAAAGATATATGGGTTACTTACCTCTCAAAATTTGTCAAGCGGTACAAGAAGACAAAACTGGAACGGGCAAGAGAGTTGTTTGAACATGCTGTTGAAATG GCTCCCGCGGATGCTGTGAAACCATTATATCTTCAATATGCTAAGCTGGAGGAGGATTACGGTCTAGCCAAACGAGCCATGAAGGTTTATGATCAAGCCACTAAGGCTGTTCCAAATAATGAGAAGCTGAGCATGTATGAAATCTACATTGCTCGTGCGGCTGAGATTTTTGGTGTTCCAAAAACTCGGGAAATATATGAGCAAGCTATTGAATCTGGTCTTCCAGACAAAGATGTCAAGATCATGTGCCTTAAGTACGCTGAGTTAGAAAAGAACTTGGGAGAAATTGATCGTGCACGTGGTATATATGTATTCGCCTCCCAGTTTGCTGACCCACGATCAGATGCTGAGTTTTGGAACAAATGGCATGAGTTTGAGGTGCAACATGGTAATGAAGATACCTTCCGGGAAATGCTGCGTATTAAACGGAGTGTATCTGCGAGCTATAGCCAG aCACACTTTATTCTGCCAGAGTACCTCATGCAGAAGGATCAGAGGCTCAGCATTGATGATGCTAAAGACAAATTGAAACAGGCTGGTTTGCCTGAAGATGAGATGGCTGCTCTAGAGAGGCAGTTGGCCCCTGCAGCAGATAATGCTACTGCTAAAGATGGCAGCAGAAAAGTGGGTTTTGTGAGTGCTGGAGTGGAGTCACAGTCTAATGCAAATCAGGAAGACATTGAGCTGCCTGAAGAAAGCGATTCtgaagaagatgagaagatAGAGATTGCACAGAAGGATGTTCCATCTGCTGTCTTTGGAGGGTTAGCTCGGAAGCGGGAAGAAATTGACAAGGATGGGGTGGGAGATGATGCTGCTGCTGCAGCAAATAAGGATGGTGAAAGTCGTCTTGGTGCCCTTGAAAGGATAAAAAGGCAAAAACTGGGGTAA